The following are from one region of the Natronosporangium hydrolyticum genome:
- a CDS encoding PQQ-dependent sugar dehydrogenase, which translates to MKTARRAPRLARLTGAVTATVLVTGCGLGAPPEPEPGQGAPVFPTPSAAATPGEVDEVHEVVAAGLAVPWGIDFLPDGAALVTERDTGRILRVGPEPDTDGLVTEEVQTISEIDNTGEGGLLGLAVSPDYLADGLVYVYYTTADDNRIASLTLGDEPAPIVTGIPRDDTHNGGRLAFGPDGYLYAGTGDAGEPDRAQDDQDLAGAILRMTPDGEPAPGNPDDSLIYAIGVRNVQGLAWDGQEQLWATDFGADDWDELNQIEPGANYGWPQVEGVGNDPEFVDPKVVWEPAEASCSGAAITGDTLLTACLRGERLWAMTLTDSGAVWGAPEPMLIEEYGRLRTVVAAPDGSLWVTTSNRDGQAPDGPDPDDDRILRLVLAGSDGAGQV; encoded by the coding sequence ATGAAGACCGCCCGCCGCGCGCCACGGCTCGCCCGGCTCACCGGCGCCGTCACCGCGACGGTGCTGGTCACCGGGTGCGGCCTCGGTGCTCCGCCGGAGCCGGAGCCAGGTCAGGGTGCCCCGGTCTTTCCCACCCCGAGCGCTGCGGCCACCCCCGGCGAGGTCGACGAGGTCCATGAGGTGGTCGCCGCCGGACTGGCGGTGCCTTGGGGGATCGACTTCCTGCCCGACGGCGCCGCGCTGGTCACCGAACGGGACACCGGCCGGATCCTGCGGGTCGGACCCGAGCCGGACACCGACGGGTTGGTCACCGAGGAGGTACAGACCATCTCCGAGATCGACAACACCGGCGAAGGTGGCCTACTCGGCCTCGCGGTCTCCCCCGATTACCTAGCCGACGGTCTGGTCTACGTCTACTACACCACCGCGGACGACAACCGGATCGCTTCGCTGACCCTCGGCGACGAGCCGGCACCGATCGTAACCGGGATCCCTCGCGACGACACGCACAATGGCGGCCGGTTGGCGTTCGGGCCCGACGGCTACCTGTACGCCGGCACCGGTGACGCTGGCGAGCCGGACCGGGCCCAGGACGACCAGGATCTGGCCGGTGCCATCCTGCGGATGACCCCGGACGGTGAGCCTGCCCCCGGCAACCCGGACGACTCCCTGATCTACGCGATCGGCGTTCGCAACGTCCAAGGGCTCGCCTGGGACGGGCAGGAGCAGCTGTGGGCGACCGACTTCGGCGCGGACGACTGGGACGAACTCAACCAAATCGAGCCCGGCGCAAACTACGGCTGGCCGCAGGTGGAGGGGGTCGGGAACGACCCGGAGTTCGTGGATCCCAAGGTCGTCTGGGAGCCCGCGGAGGCGTCGTGCTCCGGCGCGGCCATCACCGGCGACACGCTGCTCACCGCCTGTCTGCGCGGCGAACGGCTGTGGGCGATGACGCTTACCGACTCCGGTGCGGTGTGGGGAGCGCCGGAGCCGATGTTGATCGAAGAGTACGGTCGGCTCCGGACCGTGGTGGCCGCCCCGGACGGCTCGCTGTGGGTGACCACCTCCAACCGTGATGGCCAGGCGCCGGACGGGCCGGACCCGGACGACGACCGGATCCTCCGGCTGGTCCTCGCCGGCAGCGACGGAGCGGGGCAGGTGTGA
- a CDS encoding metallophosphoesterase family protein, which yields MSDVTDSTDGPLGEQPEPAGRRWLRRSRAALEAVARPDRRVVAGALVLLVAIVGSVLGVLLGARTGVEVGPFNAELRVTPSVNGETSVLIPPLGSLHVDTHDGPAHLTLQLGSLDQARTQVMIDDPGGVTRAVETVADDVMDGVIQLGFGTLGAAVLGSMVLAALVFRDTRRVAWAGGVSLALVLSSFGTAAATLRPDAIEEPRFEGLLINAPALIGDVQQIADDYQRYTDNLQSMVENVSTLYTAASTLEAFQPDDSMTRVLHVADLHLNPAAWPVMRTVVEQYGIDFIIDCGDIVDWGTGPESQYLDSIRLMGVPYVFVRGNHDSQLTQEAVAAQPNAIVLDDDITTVSGITVAGIGDPRFTPDQRTGPFSEEELAAVRQEVTDSGGVLADTILAYDEPVQIAAVHDPVAAELLDGVVPTVLAGHAHSRWVGPVVEWPVAEEPPPLEPGQTRLMVQGSTGGAGLRGLEGEHPDPLALTVLYYNDEQQLAAYDDISIGGHGLSEASVQRHQVPVPGGDAPAADDEAPAGEAPDDEAATGEEPAPTGPAD from the coding sequence ATGAGTGATGTAACCGATTCGACCGACGGTCCCCTCGGCGAGCAGCCAGAACCGGCCGGCCGCCGCTGGTTGCGCCGCTCTCGGGCGGCGCTCGAAGCTGTCGCCCGTCCCGACCGCCGGGTGGTGGCCGGCGCGCTGGTGCTGCTGGTCGCGATCGTCGGCAGTGTGCTCGGCGTCCTACTCGGCGCCCGTACCGGCGTCGAGGTCGGGCCGTTCAACGCGGAACTCCGCGTCACCCCCTCCGTCAACGGCGAGACCTCGGTCCTCATCCCCCCGCTGGGCTCGCTCCACGTCGACACGCACGACGGCCCCGCTCATCTCACCCTGCAGCTGGGGTCGCTCGACCAGGCTCGCACCCAGGTCATGATCGACGACCCGGGCGGGGTGACCCGCGCGGTCGAAACGGTCGCCGACGACGTCATGGACGGTGTGATCCAGCTCGGATTCGGCACGCTCGGCGCTGCGGTGCTGGGCTCGATGGTGCTGGCAGCGCTGGTGTTCCGGGACACCCGCCGGGTCGCCTGGGCCGGTGGCGTGTCGCTCGCCCTGGTCCTGAGCAGCTTCGGCACCGCCGCCGCCACCCTGCGCCCCGACGCCATCGAAGAGCCACGATTCGAAGGGCTGCTGATCAATGCGCCTGCGCTCATCGGTGACGTGCAACAGATCGCCGACGACTACCAGCGCTACACCGACAACTTGCAGAGCATGGTCGAGAACGTCAGCACGCTCTACACCGCAGCCTCCACCCTGGAGGCCTTCCAGCCCGACGACAGCATGACCCGGGTCCTCCACGTCGCCGACCTGCACCTCAACCCCGCCGCCTGGCCGGTGATGCGGACGGTGGTCGAACAGTACGGCATCGACTTCATCATCGACTGCGGCGACATCGTGGACTGGGGCACCGGCCCCGAGTCGCAGTACCTCGACTCCATCCGGCTGATGGGGGTGCCGTACGTCTTCGTCCGCGGAAACCACGATTCGCAGCTGACCCAGGAGGCGGTGGCGGCCCAGCCAAACGCGATCGTGCTCGACGACGACATCACCACCGTCTCCGGCATCACGGTCGCCGGCATCGGCGACCCGCGCTTCACCCCCGACCAGCGCACCGGCCCGTTCAGCGAAGAAGAACTCGCCGCAGTCCGGCAAGAGGTCACCGACTCCGGCGGCGTGCTCGCCGACACCATCCTCGCGTACGACGAACCGGTGCAGATCGCGGCGGTGCACGATCCGGTGGCGGCGGAGCTGCTCGACGGGGTGGTGCCGACGGTGCTCGCCGGTCACGCCCACAGCCGTTGGGTAGGCCCGGTCGTCGAGTGGCCGGTGGCGGAGGAACCACCCCCGCTGGAGCCGGGGCAGACCCGCCTAATGGTGCAGGGGTCGACCGGCGGCGCGGGCCTGCGCGGCCTGGAGGGCGAGCACCCCGACCCGCTGGCTCTCACCGTGCTCTACTACAACGACGAGCAGCAACTCGCCGCCTACGACGACATCAGCATCGGTGGTCACGGACTCTCCGAGGCCTCGGTGCAGCGGCATCAGGTGCCGGTGCCCGGTGGCGACGCCCCCGCCGCCGACGATGAGGCTCCCGCGGGGGAGGCTCCCGACGATGAGGCCGCGACCGGGGAGGAGCCGGCCCCGACCGGCCCCGCTGATTAG
- a CDS encoding BACON domain-containing protein has translation MAVLAVAALAVTFAPPAAAQQRPGLPQPGAGESPATSPGGGESADEAPAIVVEPAAITTDQAPGEVTDHPLTVGNDGAAPLHWEAVGEPDDQRRLPIHPPTPVDPVAQEPGGGGALESFPGHRGRPGWTVEPELPPVPAGELALTHSSESTLVAGTSRACSPNRGAQTTDSGYLRHFTPADFGVVGDFEVSAVSFGVEGSRGAAAAVTVNLYAFDSQQPFQYENFTLLGSAETSVGNEIMSAVTVPVAGVVPAGATLVVEIDVPAQSGGGLYVGAHSGTETAPSYLRAEACGLPEPAPTGELGAGEPQLLIEVTGGGPLVGCELPTDVPWLAVAPAGGTVAPGANESVTVTVDATGLSDGDERSTVLCLASNDPTRPRVEVPVSLSVAAQPELEVTPEQIEVSQRLGEATEQWLEVANVGDGVLTWEASLMAQECGGPAGVPWLELTPSEGELSAGEVAQLRLTLDAAEVTAGDHAALVCVDSNDPSQPRAEVPVTMQVFGPACDVVIEGVHAGPLTVAEGVTCLAPDAQVQGEVNVFEGAGLIATSATIQGPLATFGAALVEVTDGLVVGPVSLRGTGGWVTFTGNQVVGSMLVVDNTTADGPLLIAGNQLVGSLYCTGNQPPPEHGGQVNSVIGGMKLAQCAEL, from the coding sequence GTGGCGGTCTTGGCCGTAGCGGCGCTGGCGGTGACGTTCGCGCCGCCCGCCGCCGCCCAGCAACGGCCGGGCCTGCCACAACCTGGTGCTGGTGAGTCGCCGGCCACTTCCCCGGGCGGGGGCGAATCCGCTGACGAAGCGCCAGCGATCGTGGTGGAGCCTGCGGCGATCACAACCGATCAGGCCCCGGGCGAGGTCACCGACCATCCGCTCACCGTCGGCAACGACGGGGCGGCGCCGCTGCACTGGGAGGCGGTCGGGGAGCCGGATGACCAGCGGCGGCTGCCGATCCATCCGCCGACACCGGTGGACCCGGTAGCTCAGGAGCCTGGGGGTGGCGGCGCGCTGGAGTCCTTCCCCGGGCATCGTGGCCGTCCGGGATGGACCGTCGAGCCGGAGCTGCCGCCGGTGCCGGCCGGCGAGCTGGCCCTCACGCACTCGTCGGAGAGTACGCTCGTGGCCGGTACATCCCGTGCGTGTTCACCGAACCGCGGCGCCCAGACCACCGACAGCGGCTATCTGCGGCACTTCACACCGGCCGACTTCGGGGTGGTTGGCGACTTCGAGGTGAGCGCAGTCTCCTTCGGCGTGGAGGGATCGCGTGGCGCGGCGGCCGCGGTCACCGTCAACCTCTACGCGTTCGACTCGCAACAGCCGTTCCAGTACGAGAACTTTACGCTGCTCGGCAGCGCCGAGACCAGCGTCGGAAACGAAATCATGTCGGCGGTGACGGTGCCGGTGGCGGGCGTGGTTCCGGCCGGCGCCACCCTGGTGGTGGAGATCGACGTCCCGGCGCAGAGCGGGGGCGGGCTGTATGTCGGCGCCCACTCCGGCACCGAGACCGCGCCGTCGTACCTGCGGGCCGAGGCGTGTGGGCTACCCGAGCCGGCGCCGACCGGCGAGCTCGGCGCTGGCGAGCCGCAACTGTTGATTGAGGTCACCGGCGGCGGTCCGCTGGTCGGTTGCGAGCTGCCGACCGACGTGCCGTGGTTGGCGGTAGCACCGGCGGGAGGGACTGTGGCGCCGGGCGCGAACGAGTCGGTGACGGTGACGGTGGACGCTACCGGCCTGTCCGACGGTGATGAGCGGTCCACCGTGCTGTGCCTGGCGAGTAACGATCCGACCCGTCCCCGGGTCGAGGTCCCGGTGTCGCTGTCGGTGGCGGCCCAGCCCGAACTCGAAGTGACCCCGGAGCAGATCGAGGTTTCGCAACGGCTGGGGGAGGCTACCGAGCAGTGGCTCGAGGTGGCCAACGTCGGCGACGGGGTGCTCACCTGGGAGGCGTCGCTCATGGCGCAGGAGTGCGGCGGCCCGGCGGGTGTGCCGTGGCTCGAACTCACCCCGTCAGAGGGTGAGTTGAGCGCTGGTGAGGTGGCACAGCTCCGGTTGACGCTCGATGCGGCTGAGGTCACGGCCGGTGACCACGCGGCACTGGTCTGTGTGGATAGTAACGATCCGTCCCAGCCCCGGGCCGAGGTGCCGGTGACGATGCAGGTCTTCGGGCCTGCCTGTGATGTGGTCATCGAAGGCGTGCATGCGGGGCCGTTGACCGTGGCCGAGGGCGTCACCTGCCTGGCCCCCGATGCGCAGGTCCAGGGCGAGGTGAACGTCTTCGAGGGGGCCGGCCTGATCGCCACCTCGGCGACCATCCAGGGGCCGCTCGCTACCTTCGGAGCTGCCCTGGTGGAGGTGACGGATGGGCTGGTGGTGGGCCCGGTGTCGCTGCGGGGCACCGGCGGTTGGGTGACGTTCACCGGCAACCAGGTGGTGGGGTCGATGCTGGTGGTGGACAACACCACCGCCGACGGACCGCTGTTGATCGCCGGCAATCAACTGGTCGGCTCGCTCTACTGCACCGGCAACCAGCCACCGCCGGAGCACGGCGGGCAGGTCAACAGCGTGATCGGCGGGATGAAGCTCGCCCAGTGTGCGGAGCTGTAG
- a CDS encoding S8 family serine peptidase: MPQPALAQSLHTTPDFGPGAPELTESATGLWIVQLADAPLATYGGDLAGLPATSPAITGADRLDVEAPASVRYLDYLADQQAEAVAGFSRALGRDVAPQFEYLNVLNAVALRISAAEAAQLASLPGVTNVFPDEIRELETDVSHELMGSASFWDGVTGPDLATSGEGVVIGMLDTGVNAFHPSFAEVDGDGYVHDNPLGSGEFVGACAPDHADHQDVCNDKLIGAWNFNTTGPSYPDVLDRNSHGSHVGGTIAGNRHEATFSVGGDEYTRTIQGVAPRANVISYLVCDPGCPQTASVAAVNQAIADPTNVLNYSISGTDNPWVDAVDLAFLDAFEAGIFVAASAGNTGPAATVAKTGPWNATVAASTLDRIIHHDLDVTGPGPVPAELVGLAAAPANPLRGPIVEDDITAEIRHVVGNAFGCQSFAAGAFEGALALIQRGGGCNFAVKVNNAAAAGAVGVVLFSDMAGPPVFLSGLETTSIPAVNLSLPQGSELRDFIVDSSPEPTEVHLHGDTALLRDDAYQDIVATFSARGPSQFNVLAPTFAAPGVNVLAAGVEIGGDPLQYMFNQGTSMSSPHGAGSAALLMALHPEWSPAEVRSALAGTADPDVLAVDDEGTPATAFDHGSGRVDLEAAARTGLVMDESHANFVAANPAAGGDPRTLNVPHLVDRTCGDECSFTRTVTSVADAPVTYQAEVDAPAGTTVSVSPAEFSIDAGASQEIVVTVTGQESATGDWAFGDLRLTTTDSHSGGAAVAGVHYPIVVIAQAPVDEAPAIEVSPAELSVEVQTDQAAEEELTIANTGTGELTWSITEAEQAGATEEGSALRAVPDTVPPASTLERDYQNVPASDVILDGGFEAGSPNPFWDEGSTTFGTPLCTIDVCGFGNGTGPRNGEWWTWFGGIAAPETGFVRQDVTLQPGVAELRFWLEIPAAGGSGDDFLRVSLDDTEVFSVTDADAADYATYAEVVVDVSDFADGGTYTLSFDSTVSGVGTTNFFIDDVSLDNQGAPGACAAPGDVPWLSVSPASGSTEPGGSSSVAVSFDAAGVEPGDYEALLCVASNDPVSPVVEVPVSMSVVEDDDPPGGPVVCDETITGVHAGALTVTEGVTCLAAGAQVLGEVNVSAGAGLVATAAVVQGPVSAVGAAVVDLSFTQVTGPVVVSGATGSVSLFASQVTGSVSVVNGATASAAVVAGNTIIGSLSCLGNDPAPTDLGLANTATGGKLGQCAEL, from the coding sequence ATGCCGCAGCCGGCGTTGGCGCAGTCCTTGCACACCACTCCGGACTTCGGTCCGGGCGCGCCTGAACTCACCGAATCAGCCACTGGCCTGTGGATCGTGCAGCTCGCCGACGCTCCGTTGGCGACCTACGGCGGCGACCTCGCCGGCCTGCCAGCGACCAGCCCGGCCATCACCGGAGCGGACCGGCTCGACGTCGAAGCCCCGGCGAGCGTCCGTTACCTCGACTACCTCGCGGACCAACAGGCTGAGGCCGTAGCCGGGTTCAGCCGGGCGTTGGGGCGCGACGTGGCGCCGCAGTTCGAGTATCTCAACGTGTTGAACGCGGTCGCGCTGCGGATCAGCGCGGCGGAGGCCGCGCAGCTGGCCAGCCTGCCCGGTGTCACGAACGTGTTCCCGGACGAGATCCGGGAGCTCGAAACCGATGTGAGCCACGAGCTAATGGGCTCGGCCAGCTTCTGGGACGGGGTAACCGGGCCGGACCTGGCGACCAGCGGTGAGGGCGTGGTGATCGGCATGCTCGACACCGGAGTCAACGCCTTCCACCCGTCCTTCGCCGAGGTGGACGGCGACGGCTATGTCCACGACAATCCGCTCGGCTCGGGTGAGTTCGTCGGTGCCTGCGCGCCGGACCACGCCGACCACCAGGATGTCTGCAATGACAAGCTGATCGGCGCCTGGAACTTCAACACCACCGGCCCGAGCTACCCGGATGTCCTGGACCGCAACAGCCACGGCAGTCACGTGGGTGGGACCATCGCGGGCAACCGGCACGAGGCCACCTTCAGCGTCGGCGGCGACGAATACACCCGGACCATTCAAGGGGTGGCGCCCCGCGCCAACGTGATCTCGTACCTGGTGTGTGACCCCGGCTGTCCCCAGACTGCCAGCGTCGCCGCGGTCAACCAGGCGATCGCCGACCCGACCAACGTGTTGAACTACTCCATCTCCGGCACCGACAACCCGTGGGTGGACGCGGTCGACCTGGCGTTCCTGGACGCCTTCGAGGCCGGGATCTTCGTCGCAGCCTCGGCGGGTAACACCGGCCCGGCGGCGACGGTGGCGAAGACCGGCCCGTGGAATGCGACGGTGGCCGCCTCCACGCTGGACCGGATCATCCACCACGACCTCGACGTCACCGGTCCCGGCCCGGTGCCGGCGGAGTTGGTCGGGCTCGCCGCAGCCCCGGCCAATCCGCTCCGCGGCCCGATCGTCGAGGATGACATCACCGCGGAGATCAGGCATGTGGTCGGCAACGCTTTCGGCTGCCAGTCGTTCGCGGCCGGGGCCTTCGAGGGCGCACTGGCCCTGATTCAGCGGGGCGGTGGCTGCAACTTCGCGGTCAAGGTCAACAATGCCGCGGCGGCCGGCGCGGTCGGGGTTGTCCTCTTCAGCGATATGGCCGGCCCACCGGTCTTCCTGAGTGGCCTGGAGACCACCAGTATCCCGGCGGTCAATCTCAGCCTTCCGCAGGGTTCCGAGCTTCGGGACTTCATCGTGGACAGCTCCCCGGAGCCCACCGAGGTGCACCTGCACGGGGACACCGCCCTGCTGCGCGACGATGCCTATCAGGACATCGTCGCGACCTTCAGCGCCCGTGGGCCGAGCCAGTTCAACGTGCTGGCGCCGACCTTCGCCGCTCCCGGTGTCAACGTGCTGGCCGCCGGTGTCGAGATCGGCGGTGACCCGCTCCAGTACATGTTCAACCAGGGCACCTCGATGTCGTCGCCGCACGGCGCCGGCTCCGCGGCGTTGCTGATGGCGCTACACCCCGAGTGGTCACCGGCCGAGGTCCGGTCGGCGCTGGCCGGGACCGCTGATCCGGATGTGCTGGCCGTCGACGACGAGGGCACGCCGGCTACTGCGTTCGACCACGGCTCGGGGCGGGTGGACCTCGAAGCGGCCGCCCGGACCGGGCTGGTGATGGACGAGAGCCACGCCAACTTCGTGGCCGCCAACCCCGCCGCTGGCGGCGATCCGCGGACGTTGAACGTGCCGCACCTGGTCGACCGTACCTGCGGGGACGAGTGCTCCTTTACCCGTACCGTGACCAGCGTGGCGGACGCTCCGGTGACGTATCAGGCCGAGGTGGACGCGCCGGCGGGGACGACGGTCTCGGTGAGCCCGGCGGAGTTCAGCATCGATGCTGGTGCGTCGCAGGAGATCGTGGTGACGGTCACCGGGCAGGAGAGCGCCACCGGCGACTGGGCCTTCGGCGATCTGCGGCTAACGACCACCGACTCGCACAGCGGTGGCGCAGCGGTCGCCGGCGTCCACTACCCGATCGTGGTGATCGCGCAGGCGCCGGTTGACGAGGCCCCGGCGATCGAGGTGTCGCCGGCCGAGCTGTCGGTGGAGGTGCAGACCGACCAGGCGGCCGAGGAGGAGCTGACGATCGCCAACACCGGCACCGGTGAGCTGACGTGGTCGATCACCGAGGCCGAGCAAGCGGGCGCCACCGAAGAGGGCAGCGCACTGCGGGCGGTGCCGGACACGGTGCCGCCAGCGAGCACGTTGGAACGGGACTACCAGAACGTGCCTGCGTCCGATGTCATCCTGGACGGTGGGTTCGAGGCTGGTTCGCCCAACCCGTTCTGGGACGAGGGGTCGACCACCTTCGGCACGCCGCTGTGCACGATCGATGTGTGTGGCTTCGGTAACGGCACCGGGCCTCGCAACGGTGAGTGGTGGACCTGGTTCGGCGGGATCGCGGCACCGGAGACCGGGTTTGTCCGGCAGGATGTGACGCTGCAGCCGGGCGTCGCCGAACTGCGGTTCTGGTTGGAGATCCCGGCTGCCGGCGGCAGTGGGGACGACTTCCTGCGGGTGTCGCTGGACGACACCGAGGTCTTCTCGGTCACCGACGCGGACGCCGCGGACTACGCCACCTACGCCGAGGTGGTGGTGGACGTCAGCGACTTCGCCGACGGCGGCACCTACACGCTCAGCTTCGACTCGACCGTCTCGGGGGTTGGCACCACCAACTTCTTCATCGACGATGTCTCGCTCGACAATCAGGGCGCCCCGGGGGCCTGCGCGGCTCCGGGGGACGTGCCGTGGTTGTCGGTGTCGCCGGCGTCGGGTAGCACCGAGCCGGGTGGGTCGAGTTCGGTGGCGGTGAGTTTCGATGCTGCCGGGGTTGAGCCGGGTGATTATGAGGCGCTGTTGTGTGTGGCGTCGAATGATCCGGTCTCGCCGGTGGTGGAGGTGCCGGTGAGCATGTCGGTGGTCGAGGACGATGATCCGCCGGGTGGTCCGGTGGTGTGCGACGAGACGATCACTGGGGTGCATGCTGGTGCGTTGACTGTCACTGAGGGGGTTACCTGTCTAGCGGCGGGTGCTCAGGTGCTCGGTGAGGTGAATGTGTCGGCGGGTGCTGGTCTGGTGGCGACGGCTGCGGTGGTGCAGGGTCCGGTGTCTGCGGTGGGTGCCGCGGTGGTGGATCTGTCGTTTACGCAGGTGACTGGTCCGGTGGTGGTGTCTGGTGCGACTGGGTCGGTGTCGTTGTTCGCTAGTCAGGTGACCGGGTCGGTCAGTGTGGTGAACGGTGCGACGGCGTCGGCTGCGGTGGTGGCTGGTAACACGATCATTGGTTCGTTGTCGTGTCTGGGTAATGACCCGGCGCCGACGGATCTGGGTCTGGCTAACACTGCTACAGGCGGCAAGCTCGGCCAGTGCGCCGAGCTGTAA